GACTTCAAGGGTTCTTCTCCGCCTTGGTTGGTATTCAGCTAATCCAGCTACtgcttctctttctctttccaaGAACTTCATGAAGGGTCTGGAATCAGTTTCTGACACTGGCTTGAGCCTATGTAAATCCTCCAGTGCCGCCTGAACAGTGGCACTGGTATCATTATAGTAGTCCTCCAATTTTCTCCACATAGCATCATAGGCCTCTGGTTTGGTGACATAAACTGACTTGATCCTCTGACTAGCCTCACCTTTCACTGACCTCTTGAGCTCGTGCGCTaaggctgttttgttttttattccacCTTCTGCCAGTTGCTTCCATACTGTTTTAAATTCTGGCCAATCCTTTCTCTCGCCCGAGAAGGTGGGAAGTGACATTTTCTTGAGGTAGACACCTGGTGTGTCTACAGAACTGGCTCCACTGCTTTGAGGTGGCATACCAAGGCTACCAGGCTGATATGGCGATACATTCATTAACTGTCCAGGATAAACCTGTCCTCCTGCTGACTGCTGAACAAATGGGTGTGGCATCCAATACTGCTGAGCCGAGGGGATACTGAAACTAGCCGAGCTAATGGGATCAAGCCCTGTCAAATCATTTGCTTGGCTACCATTACTCTGAGCTGGCGTGGCATAACTGACTGACTGTTGTGGTAAAACGCTTGATAAGTGTCCAGTATATACATTTGTCACTGTGGGCTGTTGAGTGGACGACTGTAGTAATGGGTACTGAGGAGCTGGTGCCACACTATAACCTGACGGGTAAACAGACCCAATACCCAAAGGAAAATTATTGGCTTGAGCACTATTTGTCGATAATGTGGCACTCTGTGCCTGTGAGGACACTGTGACAACACTAGTGGCTGGTTGATCCAGGGTGACATTGTTTCCTGGTTGAGAAGTTCCTTGAACTGGTAATGAAGCACTTTGATCTAATGGATGAGTGAGGGGATCAGCAGGTATGGAAACTGAGCCTGGTGGCAATACACTTGATGTCTTTGAGGCTTTCGCTTGCATGTAAGCATTTCTGGCACCCATGTATGCTTCGTTAACATTTGCCCGGTATGCAGGTATGTCTAGTCCATTAACAATTTGATGCTCTGTATGTTCTTCACTCGAAACCAGAGTTTCATATTCCTCATCTATCACACAAAAATCATCATACACTTTTTCAAGTTCAACCGTTAAGGTTGTCAAAACATCAATGTCTGCATTCCTGTCAACTGCACCAGTTAACCTTCGAGAGGCTTAAGTGACCTGTTGTTTGGCCttagttctttcctgttttttgtCCTCAACAACACTCATGATCGAAGATCACATTCACCAGAAACATCAATGCAATCGAACAAACTACCTGGCAGACTTCAATATCAATCAATCTTAGCTGACAACTCAAACAAAGGAATCCAAACTCACCGATGGCTGACAACTTGATACAGATTGACATATGAAACAAAATTTGTAGTAATTTGCATTTAATACACTCTGTTCGAAGACAACTTGAAAACACACTTTCAATCTCCCGGTCAGCTGGCAACTTGGAgcgaacaaaatttaatgcacACTGTTCGAAGACAACTTGAAAACACACTTTCAATCTCCCGGTCGGCTGGCAACTTGGagagaacaaaatttaatgcacACTGTGCGAAGACAACTTGAAAACACACTTTCAATCTCCCGGTCGGCTGGCAACTTGAAGACTATCTGAACTCCAACAACGTTTTACTGTCACAGCGTCGATCTAAGGAACGCAACTTACGTTTCAACTTCAGTTTATTCGTGATGCAGCAAGAATACAGCTAAGATGTACCTAGGACACAACTAGGTAAAACGTTGTTGCTCGTTTATCCCGTTTTGAGCATCAACACCCTGAACAAAATACAAGCCTTAAAACCAACAATGGCGTCCAAAAATTTAGTCCGCTAGGGATGATGGGGGAAAGGGCGAAAACCGCTGACTTAAAAACTAAACGTTCCCGAATCGCGGCGAATAAACGTTCCCGAATCGCGGCGAATAAACACAACAAGAATGACATAAAAGTTCCCGACACAGTGATCATCAACAATGTtatattaatcagatatcatACCAGATCTAGTcgttatcagattgtttaagataactTAATcgcaaagaaaacccttggtgctccatttgaaaacttgaaataataattatagtggCCTTTTTATTGATGATACATTTGGATAAATGTAGGAAAAACCATGGTATGACATAGCTGTAAAGATCTCttagcaactaagctggttatgcatgttttgattgaaacattaattgtctctatgaataggatgtctttaaaatgcacccccaattgtttttaatagctaggaaacttaaagaaattggagTAATTTAagttgagccttggttgacaaggcctttatgtcatgcattgaggaataatgcatgctggtcagctaatttaaaataaataaagcactcaattaggcatgatcgtaatgttttttacgttgttataaatttggatagcattgcctcatacgacattgtagtgtaagatattgcaagaCAACCATCGAAAGGGCTGgcgtcaacttaatgagacatatatgtctgcataatgcacacaaagtagagatgtatactagacagtgatgagaatgctacattactttgtttgatgctgatgaaagaaaatttaattatattaaatgtagagaaggtatcatTGGGAAGGTACTTCATcagatttggaggttgattctttaaaaaaaatatgttattatgtaatgcatgataTAATCaactaaaccctttatatcactgtccccagctgacagcaagattttctgtgagatgcaatgaagctgttttttcgacattgcttcatgatgaaatcaatcttgataaagcaaaaggtggccaacaggtccctctgaaggactttacggtacagaaagattatttgagtgaccattttcgcaaagactttgaggtaacatcaaaacacacttacagGAGGCACATCGTTTTGACCTGGTTTTAGCTATTAAGTTGGAGCTGCAGCTTTTGTgtgagaccatgtcttttgggtttacatgtaaatgcatgatgtggggttgtggttgcccttcagtagttgccataggcaactgagttttgcttaACTTAAGCCACTTTATTTAAACTagcatttaatctccattcgtccacaCGTGGTTTGCAAGGTTTCTTATGgcaaataagagagagatcttttcacttgacgcaaaaaaatgccaagtacttcagaagagttcaccttctccacccattgttatgggacaggtcatatcctggatctttatactagttcatttgctgtgttgtagttgttgttaaagtgatcctttaaaaatttcctgtgggtttttgggaatgaacagatgcgattatctgcattgatttaatggctctctgataattataagagtggctgtcctcttttgtctctctccaattTATTGGCAGACAGGGCTTGTTTTAATGccttctaagaccttagtcttttattgttttaagatcatgatattgatcaaggtgggtagccagcATGCAAAATATcgtaaatcctgtgaacacgggataataattaggttcaagacagcttttcaataatactctgtaacaatgcacttagAGTAATTCTTAAGACTCacgtgcattttaagcaaggtgagagaaaaatgaaaagatgaggttgccctttgggcaagctgttacttgaggttactagccgaaaggtctgaggagggagttggaaattaagttgtttaaaAAGAATAATCAGCTTTATTtgattatgcaaaatacaagtaacgataccaagcatagatttaaactaattctttgtagtattttgattcctgaatatgattttcgttttaacttcaactcaaattaaacaatgtgaaagaaacaaccagtttttacacctgaccactagacGTAGCacttacaacttacatcaagattttgggcaCAAGAATTCCagatacagtcatgtgatctaatcttgtgatgcaaaacattgtcaattgatattgcttaaggctttcaatagtttgccaagtgtaataagtataaaacagttgaactgtgagctataggaagtatttcagttttttttttgtaatgctaacgtgaatgaggttcctggaatgaacatcatcaacaaatttgctgacagtttgggaatgcctgtagttaatttgaatatcagaatgtgtctgtttgtctttgctccagaaaaccagttagtgatagctgagtttggtctgtaggcctttATTGCTTgctctgaagagtgcatttgcatcaagtctgacccAAGGTTGTTCTGAGATTGCTTTCTATATGGTTCGTTGTGGAGAAACCTGGCTCACACTTTGCTGTTGAGGCAGTTGAGGTGAGCATGAAGTCCAGTAAAAGTAGGCAGGCCTTGACGTCATGAGGTcttgaggcaaggaggttaaCGCTAGAGAATACATGATTTGGGCTGATAGCAATTCTGCCTTACTAGCCTTGTTCGCAAAGCAGgccacatggaaataatgcTTGTCTCCTTCTCTTCTGTAAGATAATCATttctgaaatgctcaacaagtgacttgacgtcacgattgccatatgttgccagattagaatgCCCTTGGGGCATTTCTCTTGGATCAGAgaccttgaagtagctcagtggttcctcatgaagaatacctgtttcttcacagtagccctctttgaacttcttgtactggggtcctttctctagtttGAGTTAATCTAAGAGTGACAACCATGTCCGTGAAGGCACATGCCTTGCTTGCAACTTAGAATGCCATGTTGAACAGGATTTTCATTCTCGACTGTGTTTGCTGATTTAGTGAATTGTTTACTGAGAGGTATGAAGGGCCTTGGAGCCCATGTTATCTTGAGAGGCAATGCACAACCCGCATTTAAGAAAGCACATAGAGTTCCCTATGCACTACAAGAGCAAGTTGAGaatgagttggacaaactagaaaataatggggtcataaagaaaaccagcaGATTATGTTGGGATACCCCAACTGTGGCAAcaaaaggctgataacacttTTAGAATTTGAGACAGCTGAGACAATAATTCAACTATAaatcagtttgaatgatgaaatgatatatgaaataaatcatcaagaaacctatgatcctcgcagttatgaaagcataCAATGCAATTGCttatgtagaagcctgaaaaagtcaggacttcaacggggtttgaacctgtaaCCTCAcaataccggtgcgatgctctaaccaactgagctatgaagccactgacgttgggagctggtcatttgtgggtcatAAGGAGcgtgtgaggaatgaatgtgaagttatagtatgaaatatttcatttattgaactgcggatgtgaaatcaagtaagctatgatcctcgcagttatgaaagcaattaatgtaattttgtatatagaagcctgaaaaagtcagcacttcaatggggtttgaatcCATGACCTCGGCACACGAGTGCagcgctctaaccaactgagctatgtagccactgatgttgggagcttgTCATTTGtaggtcctaaggagcccgtgaggaatgaaagTGAAGTTATAAGatgatatattttatttattgaactgcggatgtgaaatcaagtaagctatgatacttgcagttatgaaagcaatttatgcaattgcttatatagaagcatgaaaaagtcagaacttcaacggggtttgagcgcgtgatctcgcgatacctGTGCGAcgcttcattcattcattcatttaagcaattgcttaatagaagcctgaaaaagtcagaactTTAATGGGTTTGTGCCTATGATCTTGCGATACCTGTGCGaagctctaaccaactgagctatgaagccactgatgttgggagctggtcatttgtgggtcctaaggggTGCGTAacgaatgaatgttgaagttataatatgaaatatttcatatattgaactgcggatgtgaaatcaagtaagctatgattctcacagttataaaagcaatttatggaatggtgtatatagaagcctgagaaagtcaggacttcaacggggtttgaacccgtgagcTCACAATACCAGTGCGATTTTCtaagcaactgagctatgaagccagtgATGTtaagagctggtcatttgtgggtcctaaggagcctgtgaggaatgactgttgaagttatatatgaaatatttcatatatagaCTACCGAAGTGCTGACGTCACGTCACCATGGAAGCACTTTGCTTGGTTCTAAACAGAAGATCAAAGCGTCTCTTTTCGAGTAACGTAATGTGGTAAAGTGGTAAATTGTTTCCTGGGTCAACATCAGATAAAGCAATTGTACAAAAATCTGGAGTACTAGAACACTTTAAATCTGGAGATCTGATACTTGCTGACAAGGGCTTTTTGATAGCTGATATTGTCCCCCCTGGTGTGTCTGTTAACATTCCCCCATTTTTATATAATGGGAAATTTTATGAGAGTGAAATTAAGCTAACCAAGACTATTGCAAGGTGCAGAATTCATGTGGAAAGAGCAAATGCACGTCTGAAAGATTTTAAGATTCCGACCTTTATTCCACAATACCTGAGATATTACACcgaaaaagttttgaaattatGTGCTGGATTAGTAAACTTACAAAACTCTCTCATCAAAGAAATTGGAGACACTGTTGACCTTGAGTGGAATTTCTTTTTGTGAATGACCGGATCAAGTATAAGTGATGTAAAAAATGCCAGTAACAGGGGAGCACACTATGTTCTTCCTTTCATTCATAGAGTCAATCAAACTTTATGCTCAAATTCTCAAGTCTTAAGTCTGGCATTTGGGAAAATTCTGTCTTTGAGTACAGCATAGCAAACATGTAAAATCATTGTTTTCAACTGCAGTCTTagttttgtaaaatatttttgtcttgcCAAGTCTCACAGTGACCATTCATTTCTCTTCATTACTTATCAAGATTTTACAGTTGCAGTTATTATCTAGTTGATacctttttgaaatttaataaagATCGGTACAATGAAAACATTCACACTGAAGAACAAAATTGTTCTCAGAACTTTAACTTTAAAGAGGAATGGCTTTATTAACTTGTAATAATGTCTACTAATAAAGCcagtatgtaaaaaatgcaaatatgaaaaaaatttaatattaaacaACTAAATGTAGatgaacaatggaaaatatggTTCCCTTTAATTTCAAGTAAAGCTTTGTTAATACTGTTACAGTAGATCATTAGTGAATGCCGGGATTATGTGACGAGTGTAAAAGTCCTGTAAACGACGAAGATTGTCAGCCCATGCAGAATCTTTCTCGATTAGAAGGATAAGAGTTTCTTTTGTTGTCCATACAACAAAAAAACCAGATCTCCCTTTCACTCAAATGTAATTGTCCCTGCACTTGATGCCAGTAGACATGTTCTTTTTTTACCTCATAGTGCCcttcagcattttttttatgtaaaagtTATCTGATGACACTGCTTCTTCTATGGTGGAATCTCTTTGGGTGAATGGGCACTTCACCTCTAGCCATGCATTCCTGCCTACCAAACCATCAGGGGAAGCACCTAGCATTCCTGAGAGATGAAGCCAAAGCCCAGATTCTTCTAtgcataaatttgttttttgttgaaacaCTTTCTTTGCCTCACTTTCGTTGATTATACCCCAATTAATAGCTTGTACCCTTGACAAATGGTACTGGCCAAGCACTCATTTTATAAGGGATTGAGTGACTCTCTTACAGTGCAGTACAGAACCAAAATTACTCGCCGTTAGTCTCCCTTTCCGTATCACGTGCCAACAGGGATTGTCTCGCTGCCCAATTGTGGCTTTATTTAAGGCTATACGCTGATCTTCAGAGACGCGGAGTTTCTCGGCAAGGTAACTCTTCTTATCCACATGATTTACAAATTCCTCTGATAACACTATGTCTTCAACAGTAATCACAGGCAGGACGTTGCTCTTTTCAGGTTCGGGAGAGAGAAGCCACAAAGTCCCGGTAAAGTTGCCGTACTTTTTTAATTCCTGATAGAACAAAGAACGATCTTCATTGCTTATTTCCCTCTCAAGACAATTATACTCCTTTGGGCAAGGATATAATTCTTCAACAGACTTGACTTGGTCTGGAGCTTTCTGCTTTTTCCATTCGCATTCCACATCCGTCCGACTCAAGTTGTGAATGCCGTGAATGATCAGCGCCGCAGCATGGCTGCATTTATAGTTTCCTCGGGGACATTCACATTCAGCAGACTTTATCTCACTTCCATCGAGACAAATCTGTATTAAGTAGAGATACAAATGCGTTTCAatttacaaaaacttgaaaaaactGTTATCAAATCACAGAAGTGTCACAGAGCATATTCATTTTGCGATTATGGTTTAGTATTCAGTGAGTCTCGCTTACCGTGACCTTGTAAGACTTCATACTTGCATGCACCGATCCTCTGATTATTCCATGAGAATACTGAAAAGACTCTATATGGTCGGACTTATAACGATTTTCGCCACGCTGAATCGACTTCGGCTCATCAGAGAAGAAAGAAGTGAGTGCACTTATCGTTATACCCGCCATGTTGGTTGGAATGGTTCATTGTTTAGAACCAAGCGAAAGTGCTTCCATGgaaacgtgacgtcacactttgGTACTCtattgaactgtggatatgAATTCAAGTAatgtatgatccttgcagttatgaatgcaatttatgcaactgAGTGTATAGAAGCCtctcaacggggtttgaacccctgacctcgtgataccggtgcaatgctctaaccaactgagctataaagccactgatgttgggagctggtcatttgtgggtcctaaggagcccgtgaggaatgaatgtgaagttataatatgaaatagtTCATATATTGAATTGGTCCTAAGGAGACTGTGAGGATTGAATATGAAGTtataataagaaatatttcatatattgaactgcggatgtgaaatcaagtaagctatgatcctcgcagttattaaagcaatttatgcaattgcttatatagaagcctgaaaaggtcaggacttcaacggggtttgaacctgtgaccttacaataccggtgcgatgctctaaccaaatgagctatgaagccactgacgttgggagctagTCATTTGTGGTTCCTACGGAGCCTGtaaggaatgaatgtgaagttatagtatgaaatatttcatttattgaactgcggatgtgaaatcaagtaagctatgatcctcgcagttatgaaagcaattaatGTAAATGCgtatacagaagcctgaaaatgtcagcacttcaatggggtttgaagcCATGACCTCGGGACACCAGTGCAACGCtcaaaccaactgagctatgaagccactgatgttgagagctggtcatttgtgggtcctaaggagcctgtgaggaatggatgtgaagttataatatgaaatacttcatatattAATTGTGGATGTgaactcaagtaagctatgatcctcgcagttatgaaagcaatttatgcaattgcatatacaAAGGCCtggaaaaagtcaggactttaacgggATTTTAACCTGTGACCCTGCAATACTGGTGCGATGCtgtaaccaactgagctatgaagccccTGACATTGGGAGCTTGTCATTTGcgggtcctaaggagcctgtgaggaatgaatgttgaagttatatatgaaatatttcatatattgaactgcagatgtgaaatcaagtgagctctgatcctcgcagttatgaacgcaattcatGCAATTGAGTATATACAAGTctgaaaaagttaggactttagtggggtctgaacccgtgaccttgcgataccagTGTGAGACTCTAACCAAATgatctatgaagccactgacattgggagctggaaataaatcatatattgatatgAATCGGTCTGTTGAAAATGAGGAATATGTTTCACCCACAACTCAGGATTTGTGTACTGCACTACTTGACTCTAAGGTATGAATTATCACATGCTCATGATGTCAATGGTATATTCTTGTTAACaatcttattaactttattgtaaatggaaggaaatagctcttctgtatcattcttaaaattaacaataaggGAATCCCAATCTAGAA
The Acropora muricata isolate sample 2 chromosome 3, ASM3666990v1, whole genome shotgun sequence genome window above contains:
- the LOC136911887 gene encoding uncharacterized protein, translated to MAGITISALTSFFSDEPKSIQRGENRYKSDHIESFQYSHGIIRGSVHASMKSYKVTICLDGSEIKSAECECPRGNYKCSHAAALIIHGIHNLSRTDVECEWKKQKAPDQVKSVEELYPCPKEYNCLEREISNEDRSLFYQELKKYGNFTGTLWLLSPEPEKSNVLPVITVEDIVLSEEFVNHVDKKSYLAEKLRVSEDQRIALNKATIGQRDNPCWHVIRKGRLTASNFGSVLHCKRVTQSLIK